The Aedes aegypti strain LVP_AGWG chromosome 3, AaegL5.0 Primary Assembly, whole genome shotgun sequence genome contains a region encoding:
- the LOC5570805 gene encoding G patch domain-containing protein 1 homolog: MDEDYDTYCKFGTPLPAYEEDEIPSKKPVSVEDQIVLDVNGKRRFHGAFTGGFSAGYWNTVGSEEGWKPTEFKSSRKEKASARAQNPMDFMDDEDLGEFGIAPQRVQPKADFAHSSKCGGKRPLDTRNWNGPIPGVPVLKSLLEPAREKTAVRMLKRMGWREGQGIGERQTRGEKQKAKDRNDKELYVMKMYGCELPGSEGRGRNADDSDSGSDDSSDYEITFAPDDFDPLLAAFKDNCFGLGYSGLERPSAGAQRFNLFDTLEIVDRNNKKLSIRGQAFGVGALEDDDDEDVYSKDDMSRYDFSLEDKSKKPAAIKSSAHLNDCLEGFCPSKKSVKGVKKVFRVKIPEGFTPRNWMQRRTRFEPMDEAKEQQLLEANKYKIQGLGRHDLNPEKRAKTLGEKPLEKPQESKGTALLGLINKRCDSFVGGNVLNAEKTQTVSEPKIETKSLQFDIKSHTENLGSTKEGFKPFIAEPEKQERYEKFLSFKPTDKLKTREELLNTLQPLGMSSWDRERELKEFEQAQRMYRPLDGLMSDRFVTESSIIAEKEVVDPKKQADIQMKRVRTMWKPHKDLCKRFNVEEPFGGMMEEEKSKPKTKFSVFDYLEAPVNRKSDFVTPVVIPKRVEKQEKRPESVPIRVSAKDFFAGTETPSTSYEQRSSLGETSKPQTHSATVTKPVKRSDLEQKVLDSVNKKPEEKKDLFKSIFCSSDEEDENKKPPDTDQLPTSSMNEADKLKLVESLVAIKPASQMNVLRNNSPPRGIFKSIFDIKRPENEAATSLTIAVSDGSSSSSEGEPEEEDAYYGPKLPTSSAVVPCSSTTKPPQLDQLDAKLLEIVRKTGSSKHAVEEWVEKDKSSSRKSKKKKDKEHKKAKKHKKEKKKHKHKDRR, from the exons ATGGATGAAGACTATGACACTTACTGTAAATTCGGAACTCCCTTGCCGGCATATGAAGAAG ACGAGATTCCGTCGAAGAAACCCGTATCTGTGGAGGACCAAATCGTGCTGGACGTGAATGGTAAGCGTCGCTTTCATGGCGCATTCACGGGAGGATTTTCCGCCGGTTATTGGAACACTGTGGGCTCCGAGGAAGGCTGGAAACCAACGGAGTTCAAGAGTTCCCGCAAGGAGAAGGCTTCGGCTAGGGCACAGAACCCGATGGACTTTATGGACGATGAAGATTTGGGCGAGTTTGGTATCGCACCTCAGCGGGTCCAACCCAAGGCGGATTTTGCCCATTCGAGCAAATGCGGTGGTAAGCGACCGTTGGATACGAGAAACTGGAATGGTCCGATTCCGGGAGTTCCGGTGTTGAAATCGTTGTTGGAACCAGCTAGAGAGAAGACCGCTGTCCGCATGTTGAAAAGAATGGGTTGGCGCGAGGGGCAAGGCATTGGAGAGAGGCAGACCAGAGGGGAAAAGCAAAAGGCCAAGGATCGGAACGATAAGGAACTGTATGTGATGAAGATGTATGGATGTGAATTGCCGGGGTCTGAAGGAAGAGGAAGAAATGCAGACGATTCCGACAGTGGGAGTGACGATTCGTCGGACTATGAGATCACTTTTGCACCGGATGATTTCGATCCTTTGTTAGCTGCTTTTAAGGATAATTGCTTTGGGTTGGGCTATTCAGGACTTGAACGACCTTCAGCTGGTGCCCAAAGGTTTAATCTGTTCGATACATTGGAAATAGTTGACCGGAACAACAAGAAGCTATCGATCCGAGGTCAAGCTTTCGGTGTGGGAGCCTTggaagacgacgacgatgagGACGTCTATTCGAAGGACGACATGTCGCGGTATGACTTCTCTTTGGAAGATAAATCCAAGAAGCCAGCAGCTATCAAATCGTCCGCACATTTGAACGATTGCTTGGAAGGGTTCTGTCCTTCAAAGAAATCTGTGAAAGGTGTTAAGAAGGTGTTTCGCGTTAAGATTCCGGAAGGCTTCACACCTCGAAACTGGATGCAACGTCGAACAAGATTTGAACCTATGGATGAAGCGAAGGAACAACAGCTTTTGGAAGCCAACAAGTACAAAATTCAAGGTTTGGGACGACACGATctgaatcccgaaaaacgagCCAAAACTTTAGGAGAAAAACCGTTGGAAAAGCCTCAAGAGTCGAAGGGCACCGCATTACTTGGTTTGATCAATAAACGTTGCGACTCTTTTGTGGGAGGAAATGTGCTGAACGCTGAAAAAACTCAAACTGTATCAGAACCAAAAATTGAGACAAAATCCTTACAGTTTGACATCAAATCTCATACGGAAAATCTTGGTTCCACTAAGGAAGGTTTCAAACCATTCATAGCGGAACCGGAAAAGCAGGAGAGGTATGAGAAGTTCCTGTCCTTCAAGCCTACCGATAAACTGAAAACCAGAGAAGAGCTGCTAAATACGCTTCAGCCTCTTGGGATGTCCTCATGGGATCGCGAGAGGGAACTCAAGGAATTCGAACAGGCTCAGCGCATGTACAGACCACTGGATGGTTTAATGTCGGATCGATTCGTAACCGAATCCAGTATAATTGCAGAAAAGGAAGTTGTGGATCCAAAAAAGCAGGCTGACATTCAAATGAAGCGCGTTCGTACAATGTGGAAGCCCCATAAAGATCTCTGCAAGCGGTTCAATGTGGAAGAACCCTTCGGAGGAATGATGGAAGAGGAGAAATCGAAGCCCAAAACGAAGTTCTCCGTGTTCGACTACCTGGAAGCACCGGTAAATCGGAAATCGGATTTCGTGACACCCGTGGTTATACCAAAGCGAGTTGAGAAACAAGAAAAGCGTCCTGAATCCGTGCCCATCAGGGTGTCTGCGAAAGATTTTTTCGCGGGCACCGAAACCCCTTCAACCAGTTACGAACAGCGAAGTTCCTtgggagaaacttccaagccGCAAACACATTCTGCTACCGTAACTAAACCGGTTAAGCGATCCGACTTGGAGCAGAAAGTGCTGGATAGTGTTAACAAGAAACCGGAAGAAAAGAAGGATCTCTTCAAATCCATCTTCTGTAGCAGCGATGAAGAAGATGAGAATAAAAAACCTCCAGATACCGACCAATTGCCAACCTCCTCGATGAATGAGGCCGACAAACTGAAGTTAGTCGAAAGCCTGGTGGCAATCAAGCCCGCAAGTCAAATGAACGTTCTACGCAATAATTCGCCTCCTCGAGGAATCTTCAAAAGCATCTTCGACATCAAGCGACCGGAAAATGAAGCGGCCACTTCCCTAACGATTGCAGTTTCGGACGGTTCGTCCTCGAGTTCCGAAGGTGAGCCGGAGGAAGAAGACGCATATTATGGACCAAAACTGCCAACTTCCAGTGCAGTTGTTCCTTGCTCATCAACGACGAAGCCTCCACAGCTCGATCAGTTGGATGCCAAATTACTGGAAATCGTGCGCAAGACAGGATCGTCTAAGCACGCCGTTGAAGAGTGGGTCGAAAAGGATAAGTCTTCGTCGAGGAAAAGCAAAAAGAAGAAAGATAAGGAGCACAAAAAGGCGAAAAAGCACAAGAAGGAGAAAAAGAAACATAAGCATAAGGATAGAAGGTAA